In Polynucleobacter sp. es-EL-1, the following are encoded in one genomic region:
- the htpG gene encoding molecular chaperone HtpG, with protein MTVASKETLGFQAEVKQLLQLMIHSLYSNKEIFLRELISNASDASDKLRFEGIEHPDWYGDDPDLKIKVSFDKAARTVTISDNGIGMSRDEVIANLGTIARSGTKEFFSKLSGDQQKDAALIGQFGVGFYSAFIVADRITVETRRAGLPAADGVRWESDGSGEFTVENIDRPQRGTSITMHLREGEDDFLSSHQLKSIIRKYSDHISLPIQMNKEEWDADKKESVIKDELESINQSSALWARSKAEITEEQYNEFYKHLSHDYENPLCYSLNRVEGRSEFTQLLYVPARAPFDLWDRNKRGGIKLYVKRVFIMDDAEQLMPMYLRFVTGVIDSTDLPLNVSREILQESRDVKVIRESSTKRVLSMLEDLANSDDEAKKEKYRTFWTQFGQVLKEGVGEDQANQERILKLLRFASTYTDSAEQTVSLADYISRMKEGQDKIYYVTGDSFNAAKNSPHLEIFRKKGVEVLLLSDRVDEWMLSFFTEFDGKQMTSVAKGGLDLGSLTDEKEKKEHEETEKGFKDLLDRMKEVLKEKVKDVRVTFRLTDSPACLISDENELSGNLLRMLKAAGQQAPDMKPILEINPEHPLLLKLKSDDKQFDEWTEVLFDQALLAEGGQLNDPAAYVKRINQLLLS; from the coding sequence ATGACTGTTGCCAGTAAAGAGACTTTAGGCTTTCAGGCCGAAGTAAAGCAACTATTGCAGTTGATGATTCATTCCTTGTATTCCAACAAGGAAATTTTTCTTCGTGAGTTAATTTCAAACGCGTCTGATGCTTCAGACAAGCTCCGCTTTGAGGGGATTGAGCATCCAGATTGGTATGGCGATGATCCTGATTTAAAGATTAAAGTGAGTTTTGATAAAGCTGCCAGAACGGTCACTATTTCGGATAATGGTATTGGCATGAGTCGAGATGAAGTGATTGCCAATTTGGGAACGATTGCGCGTTCTGGAACTAAAGAGTTTTTCTCAAAGCTGTCAGGTGATCAGCAAAAAGATGCGGCTTTGATTGGTCAATTTGGTGTTGGTTTCTATTCAGCATTTATTGTTGCCGATCGCATTACTGTAGAAACTCGTCGAGCTGGTTTGCCAGCTGCTGACGGTGTGCGTTGGGAGTCTGATGGCTCAGGTGAGTTCACTGTAGAAAATATCGATCGCCCGCAGCGCGGCACTTCCATCACCATGCATTTGCGTGAAGGCGAGGATGACTTCCTGTCTTCGCATCAGCTCAAGTCGATTATTCGCAAATATTCTGATCACATCTCGCTTCCTATTCAGATGAATAAAGAAGAGTGGGATGCTGATAAGAAAGAGTCTGTTATCAAAGACGAGTTAGAGAGCATTAATCAATCCAGTGCTTTATGGGCGCGCTCCAAAGCAGAGATTACTGAAGAGCAATACAACGAGTTCTATAAGCACTTATCCCATGATTATGAGAACCCACTCTGCTATTCATTGAATCGAGTAGAGGGTCGTAGTGAATTTACGCAACTACTGTATGTTCCAGCACGTGCACCATTTGATTTATGGGATCGCAATAAACGTGGTGGTATTAAGTTGTACGTAAAGCGAGTATTCATCATGGATGATGCAGAGCAATTGATGCCTATGTATCTCCGTTTTGTCACTGGCGTGATTGATTCAACCGATTTGCCATTGAATGTGTCCCGTGAGATTTTGCAAGAGTCGCGTGACGTAAAGGTTATTCGGGAGAGCTCTACTAAGCGTGTGCTGAGCATGTTAGAGGACTTGGCTAATAGCGATGATGAGGCCAAAAAAGAAAAGTACCGCACATTCTGGACCCAATTTGGACAGGTCCTCAAGGAAGGTGTTGGCGAAGATCAGGCTAATCAAGAGCGCATTTTGAAACTCTTGCGTTTTGCCAGTACGTACACCGACTCTGCTGAGCAAACGGTGTCCCTGGCTGACTATATCTCGAGAATGAAAGAAGGTCAGGACAAAATTTATTATGTCACTGGTGATTCATTTAATGCCGCTAAGAACAGCCCCCATTTAGAAATCTTCCGCAAGAAGGGCGTTGAGGTTTTGCTCCTCTCAGATCGTGTAGATGAATGGATGCTTTCCTTCTTTACAGAGTTTGATGGCAAGCAGATGACTTCAGTTGCCAAAGGAGGTCTGGATTTAGGTAGCTTGACGGACGAAAAGGAAAAGAAAGAGCACGAAGAAACCGAAAAGGGTTTTAAAGATCTGCTCGACCGCATGAAGGAAGTGCTCAAAGAGAAAGTGAAAGATGTTCGTGTTACTTTCCGTTTGACGGATTCTCCGGCTTGTTTAATTTCTGATGAGAATGAACTCTCCGGAAATTTATTGCGGATGCTCAAGGCTGCAGGCCAACAAGCGCCCGATATGAAACCGATTTTGGAAATTAATCCTGAGCATCCACTGCTATTGAAACTCAAGTCAGATGACAAACAGTTTGATGAGTGGACTGAGGTGCTTTTTGATCAAGCACTCTTGGCGGAAGGTGGTCAATTGAATGATCCTGCTGCTTATGTAAAACGGATTAATCAATTGCTGTTAAGTTAA
- a CDS encoding rhodanese-like domain-containing protein produces MALILGYEDLIANAMAQIETVPLDQAKTLLDDENTVFVDIRDVRELEREGMIPGAFHAPRGMLEFWVDPKSPYFKPIFGEGKRLVLYCASAWRSSLATETLQKMGVPRVCHLEGGFSAWKKAGLAVAEKHTKP; encoded by the coding sequence ATGGCTTTAATTCTGGGTTATGAAGATCTCATCGCTAATGCTATGGCTCAGATTGAAACGGTGCCCTTGGATCAGGCTAAAACCTTGCTAGATGATGAAAATACTGTTTTTGTCGACATTCGGGACGTTCGAGAATTAGAGCGGGAAGGGATGATCCCCGGCGCCTTTCATGCGCCACGGGGCATGCTGGAGTTTTGGGTAGATCCTAAAAGCCCTTATTTCAAGCCTATCTTTGGCGAGGGTAAGCGCCTCGTGCTGTACTGTGCCTCAGCTTGGAGATCCTCCTTGGCTACAGAAACCCTGCAAAAAATGGGGGTTCCCCGTGTTTGCCACTTAGAGGGCGGTTTTAGCGCCTGGAAAAAGGCAGGGCTTGCTGTAGCTGAAAAGCACACAAAACCCTAG
- a CDS encoding glycine zipper domain-containing protein, which yields MKKIIAITAASLAIVGCSNMSNTEQRTLSGASIGAAAGAVGTAIFHGNPIWGAVGGAAVGAASGYVYDAYKKEQASEYNSGYNAGKNNQPAKAPN from the coding sequence ATGAAAAAAATTATCGCGATTACTGCAGCATCTTTAGCTATCGTTGGTTGCTCTAACATGAGCAATACTGAGCAACGCACTTTGTCAGGCGCCTCCATTGGTGCTGCGGCTGGTGCAGTTGGTACCGCCATTTTTCACGGCAACCCAATCTGGGGCGCGGTTGGTGGTGCAGCAGTTGGTGCAGCATCTGGTTATGTATACGATGCCTACAAAAAAGAGCAGGCTTCTGAGTACAACTCTGGTTACAACGCTGGTAAAAATAATCAACCAGCTAAAGCACCAAACTAA
- a CDS encoding putative Na+/H+ antiporter, which produces MNFTPTELGASIIFAIAVLHTFSTSYFETLAKKSRLHSGLWHLLGEVEIVFGFWAAVLLIYIGLTTGLDSAREYASKRNFTEPLFVFAIMVAAGSKPILTFATHLLYSLGKFLHVALRTREAPMLYFLTLSLTPLLGSFITEPAAMTLAAFLLRDLVYKHKCSTPMLFGTLGALFVNISIGGTLTNFAAPPVLMVASTWGWSTAFMFTHFGYEAAIAIFVNSLTVTLLFRNQLVEPEEKKIPEKIPFTVTSVHLLFLAGIVYFAHDPVIFMWLLLFFIGYTTAYPKHQSPLILREALLVGFFLAGLVVLGALQGWWLQPLLEQMSPTAVFYGATALTAITDNAALTYLGSLVTGTSDEFKLALVGGAVAGGGLTVIANAPNPAGLAILRSHFPNGAVSALYLFLGALPPTIVAILALRLL; this is translated from the coding sequence ATGAACTTTACGCCTACAGAACTCGGTGCAAGCATTATTTTCGCGATTGCGGTACTGCACACCTTCAGCACTTCCTATTTTGAAACTCTAGCCAAAAAATCTCGCCTCCATTCTGGCTTATGGCACTTGCTAGGGGAAGTTGAAATTGTTTTTGGTTTTTGGGCGGCAGTGTTATTGATTTACATTGGACTCACAACTGGTCTTGATAGCGCTAGAGAGTACGCTAGTAAGCGCAATTTCACAGAACCATTATTTGTATTTGCGATCATGGTGGCGGCAGGCAGCAAACCAATCCTCACATTTGCCACCCACCTTCTGTATAGCTTGGGCAAGTTTTTACATGTCGCCTTGCGAACACGCGAAGCGCCGATGCTGTATTTCCTCACCTTATCCCTTACCCCATTACTCGGTTCATTTATTACCGAACCAGCAGCGATGACGCTTGCAGCTTTCTTATTGCGCGATCTGGTTTATAAACACAAATGCTCTACCCCAATGCTATTTGGCACACTAGGGGCATTATTTGTAAACATCTCCATTGGAGGCACACTCACCAATTTTGCGGCACCCCCTGTACTAATGGTGGCTTCTACTTGGGGCTGGTCAACTGCCTTTATGTTCACCCATTTTGGGTATGAAGCTGCAATAGCGATCTTCGTCAACTCTCTCACAGTGACCTTATTGTTCCGCAATCAACTTGTTGAGCCAGAAGAGAAGAAGATTCCTGAAAAAATTCCTTTCACAGTAACTTCAGTTCATTTGCTGTTTTTAGCGGGTATCGTGTATTTCGCTCATGACCCAGTCATCTTTATGTGGCTCTTGTTGTTCTTTATTGGCTACACCACTGCTTATCCAAAACACCAAAGTCCATTGATTTTGCGTGAGGCCTTGCTCGTTGGCTTCTTCCTTGCTGGCTTAGTAGTCTTAGGCGCTTTGCAAGGCTGGTGGCTGCAACCCCTCCTCGAGCAGATGAGCCCAACAGCGGTCTTCTATGGGGCAACAGCGCTTACTGCAATTACAGATAACGCTGCACTGACCTACTTAGGCTCCCTAGTCACTGGCACCTCGGATGAATTTAAATTAGCGCTCGTTGGTGGAGCAGTAGCTGGTGGAGGCTTAACCGTTATCGCCAATGCACCAAATCCAGCAGGTCTGGCTATTTTGCGTAGCCATTTTCCGAATGGTGCGGTGTCAGCACTTTACCTCTTCCTAGGCGCATTACCTCCAACGATTGTTGCTATTTTGGCTCTGCGTTTGCTGTAA